In Tenrec ecaudatus isolate mTenEca1 chromosome 4, mTenEca1.hap1, whole genome shotgun sequence, a single window of DNA contains:
- the LOC142445949 gene encoding upstream-binding factor 1-like protein 1 — protein sequence MPLPTGQDRWSEADIQTLLERIKNDVPPNDNKSFRKTLKTMNWERVAFKDFSGEMCKHKWLEISDNLRKSRTLTELVLEAQQHAQNPLRKKEVMKHPDLPKKPLSAYIRFYKENHSQYTQRYPKLSSVELTKLLAKKYKELPEEVKQKYRQDFQEEKKIYKEKLSQFKLSQLKPTTHLKHTSKRNHVPKRPQLQMTAQGNRKERKSSLETDHLSMHMTVCGEPKKPPMNGYHKFYQDLWSSEKLKHVPPRERMVEIGRLWQPIPQSQKDHYKKLAQAVQKQYKIDLALWLKSLSPQSYAAFRKAGYGKGKEMSMLGSPTPTFKRLSPEALESASVKRMKGEPEHKQGVLVPARDSSTTSSAG from the coding sequence ATGCCCCTGCCAACAGGCCAAGACCGCTGGTCTGAAGCAGACATCCAGACGCTGCTGGAGCGCATAAAGAACGATGTCCCACCGAATGACAACAAGTCTTTCCGCAAAACCCTGAAGACCATGAACTGGGAAAGGGTAGCTTTCAAAGACTTTTCTGGGGAAATGTGCAAACACAAATGGTTGGAGATTTCTGACAACCTGAGGAAGTCGCGGACTTTGACAGAATTAGTCCTAGAAGCTCAGCAACATGCTCAAAACCCCTTGAGGAAGAAAGAGGTGATGAAGCATCCAGACTTACCCAAGAAGCCCTTGTCGGCTTATATCCGTTTCTACAAGGAGAATCATTCCCAGTATACTCAACGGTACCCTAAGCTAAGCAGCGTGGAGTTGACTAAACTTCTAGCGAAGAAATATAAAGAGCTTCCAGAAGAAGTGAAGCAGAAATATCGTCAAGATTtccaagaggagaaaaaaatatataaagagaaGCTGTCTCAGTTCAAGCTGTCTCAACTCAAACCAACAACTCATCTGAAGCACACTTCCAAAAGAAATCATGTCCCCAAGAGGCCACAGCTTCAAATGACTGCTCaaggaaataggaaagaaagGAAGTCCTCTCTGGAAACAGATCACCTCTCCATGCACATGACAGTCTGTGGAGAGCCCAAGAAGCCCCCTATGAATGGATACCACAAATTCTACCAGGATTTGTGGTCCAGTGAGAAGCTGAAACATGTGCCACCCAGGGAGCGCATGGTGGAGATTGGCAGGCTCTGGCAGCCTATCCCCCAGAGCCAGAAGGACCACTATAAGAAGCTGGCTCAGGCCGTGCAGAAACAGTATAAGATAGACCTAGCTCTCTGGCTGAAGAGCCTCTCTCCTCAGTCATACGCAGCATTCAGAAAGGCAGGCTATGGGAAGGGTAAGGAAATGAGCATGTTAGGAAGCCCAACCCCCACATTTAAAAGGCTGTCTCCAGAGGCTCTGGAGTCTGCATCAGTGAAGAGGATGAAAGGGGAGCCTGAACACAAGCAGGGAGTGCTGGTTCCAGCCAGAGATTCATCCACCACCTCCAGTGCGGGTTGA